The sequence GTCTTGAATATGTAATTGAAAATATTTCGGGTTTGAATTTGAGGAAAGGACAATATTAATGCCTAATTTTCGGTTCCTTTCGATGATACTGTATCCCTGTCGCGTTTAAACACTAGATGCCCCTAGAGAAACCAGATTAGTGCATAATTGGGGGCTACAATTTGCATGACACTTGCTGGTCCTCGCCGGCTATTAATGTTTTGGACTTTGGACAACAAGAGTCAATCCTGATGCGTTTGCTTTCTAAACCAGTGGAGCTTGGAGTCCATCATTCCTATGCAGCAAAACAAAGCTGTAATCCAGGGTAAGTAGCATTAAGGATTGGTTGCATTTTGATGCACCGGCTTCCATGACGGAAGCATTCGCAGAGTAGTTATTGCTGCGGGAAAACTTTTTCTCAGCTGGTCCACCATCGGGCCAGAGCTTTGAGCTTTCGCCTTCGACACTCATTAACCGGGAAGCTCAAAGAGCCACTATTTTTTCAACATGGCAATCTCGTTTAGCGCTAAGGTCTAGCTGGCTACGGGCAAGCTGAGCTTAGTTTTGGCAACGGCTCCTGAGCAGTTGAGACCTGGTCACTGGGCGTGTCCATGAAGGTGATTCGGGCTCGAGCTATCCCGATGCCGCAAGAAACCAGACGTCTTGACTTCCTTCAATGTTTGATCCCTGATCGGGGAGCTCAGCGGCTAAAATGATTCGTGTGAGTATGGATGCTAGTGATTAAAAGGGGTGTACCCTCAATCGAAGGGAGGTATCCTCCTTGCGActtttcttcattttcttaGTTGGACAAAGAGAGTGGTTCCTTTTCTCTGTGTTCTTTTCGTCAATCCTGTGTACGGAGTTGTTTGATTTACACATTTTCCTCTGTAGTGTTCGAGTCTGACCGCAAAGAATGTGCGCCCTAGCCACCATTCTCGCCGGATTTATGGCAATATTGCCCATCCTGGCGGCAGAAGGAAACGGTAACAATCTTAGTATCGCTGCTGTGCACGTAACCTCAGTTGTCGCGCGCTCCCGGCAACCTCTTCACTCGACGACATGGGTCTTGCCCAGACTCCCCTTGACGACGGAAACGGCTGCTGTCCCCCTGATGCCCCATACACATCGGTTGGAAGCCTAACCGTTTGCGACATGCCCTGCATCGGCACAATTGGTGATTGTTGTCCCTATGGCTATAGCCGCCACACCGGAAGCACAGGAGGCCGCAAGATCGAACCAATTCTTAACGCCAGCCCTCCATCCATTCCGACATCTGAGCCTCTCTCGAGGGAATTTTCCTTCTTGATACAGTAGCGTATGGAGCGGACTCCTCATAGGGAAGACACCGGTGGCGCTGGCGGTACTTTTCCCATGTCGCCAGACCTGAGTGAGTCGAGCACCTCTCGACTGTCAGCGTCGAGTTCCTAACCAGCAACCAAGGATTATGCGGCTGGTTCTTTCAGGCCGAGAATTGATTTTGGTTGGTCTCTGAAATGGGTCTTTGTGGAGCCTATTCCAATAGGCATAGCTGAAGAATGATACCTAATTCTTTAGCAATGGATGCCTTTGGATGACTGCTAAAGCTGGTCGGCTGCACTTGATATTGGGCATAGTAATGAAAGGCACGGTCCGTTTATTAAGCAGATCAGGGGTGCCTTTCATTTCATTCTATAATCCTAACGAAAAGGCTATGATAAATACTCTCATTTTATGAAGATGTGGCCTGTCGAGCATCGTAGTGATGAGAAGTCAAAGGCTGTAGATTCGTCTCCGCTCAACATGGAGACATGGAGAAATGCTGGTTGATGCCGGTTGAGAACTTGTATTCCGCAAACAATTATCCAAAGCGGCGGCTGCTGGTCTTGCAATTTGTGCGCTTAGATTCGATGTCGTGACGGAAAAGGTTCTTGGCCGGGAAAGCACGCGAGATAGTTAACGTCGAGCAGCCCAGCTTGACACGTCGTTCGAGAGGACGAGAAGACAATGTAGCCCGCAATTTGCAATATCAGCAGTACAATGGCTGATCCTCCATTTTCCAAGGAAGATGAGCTTTACCGAAAGCTCTCTGTGAGCTGGAATCCACCCTCCATCCATCGGCAGCCCATCTCTGGAGCAGGCGTCGCATTGACCAAGGACTGGCTCCCAGGCCAACCGCGGATTAGATTGCAAGACGCCAAACTCGCACTGTACCTCGAGTCGGAGCTGATCACGAAGGATCTGGACAAACTTGCTCCCAATCTCTGGCTTGTGGCCACACCGGACAGCTCAGACATCTCCTCACTCACACACCAGATCGTCCGCGGTCGCCAAATAACCGTCACAGAGAAACCAGAGCTGCATCTGGTTTGGAGTTACGATCGTGTTTTTATTAAACCGATACCCAAATACCTTCTCTCCCACGCATTCTGGGAATTTTATCTCAATGGCGCCCGCCCACCAATCCCTGGGCGGCCGAACACGAAAATCACCAGCGCGGCGCTTGGCTTCCTCCGGTCTTACTTCTACCTCATCCAACACAGATCCGATTTCGCCATCGCAACAAACAATGATCACCGCTTGATACCAAAGCACATCTCTTATGCACAATTTTCCTGTTTCATCAGGGCGTTCGGCAGAGATAGGATCGGTGACGACGTCGTTTCCCCACGATATGCGTACGGGGAGCTCGGGCTGACACGACTGAACCTCTCGTCCAAGGTGTTCCTCCAACGCTTTACATATCACAAGGTTCACGGGCAGTACGGCGCTCGTCTCGCACAATTTTATGGTCCTGTACTTTTTATGATTGGAATTTTTAGCTTGGTACTCAGTGCACTGGAAGTGGCGCTCTCTGTTCAGGCAATTATTGTATCGGGAAAGCCGTGGATGACCTTTGCCCGTCTCTCTCGGTGGTTCGCGATATTCACTATTGTTTGCTCTGCTATTTTAGCATTGCTTCCTGCGATGTCTTTGGTTGTCCTGGCTGCTCGCGAGTCCAGACTTGCGCTGAAAAAATTGCAGGAAAATGGCATATCCTTAAGACCCGCTTTAGATAAAGAGGGGGACAAGACAACGGTTTAGATAAATGCCCAGAAAGGACGAGTCTGAAGAACGAAAGGCAGCATAGACAATGAACCCTTATTTCCTTGGCTTCTTTCTCCCTATTCTCCCCTTTCCCTTGAGAGCTCTCTCACGTCAGCTTAAGCGCACTTATTTAGGCCTGCATCTGCCGTTAAATGGTCTTTGGTTTGTGACCTCTTCGTCTTCCTTATACTCACATGCTTAACGGAGTTTATAGGGCTTCGAGacaaggaaaagaaacatcCTTAATCTCACAGCAGATCTGTCCCACTTTCCCAGGAAGTTATGTCAGGTTTTGAGGATCCTTGATAAGCTTGTACTGCCAGCCTTTCAAGTCTTTAGAGCTCATCCGCAAACATAGCATCAATGGCCCTTGCAACTTCATCAATGGGCTAAATGCTGTTAGAGGAAATGTACGGTCATTTTTTTAAGGGGAAATCAATATCGGCTCTTCTGGGGACAAAAGGGCCGGACTTGACCTGATAATCTCCTCAGAAACTCTGCGATACCACCCTGCATTAGCAACAATAGTGTCGGTGATTATATCAGCCTTCGTAGGAAAGAGACTGCTTAAGGATCATCTCTCTCTGAAAAGCGGATGTGCTAAGGGACTGTAGGCAAGGTATATAAGGACACAAGAGTCTGTATCAACAGCATTTTTTTCCATTGGGTTTCAACACCATAAGTCACTGACTACAATTCTCATGAATTCACTCAATCTATTCACAGATCTGTGTTATTGATTGTCTCATTGTTTATTCACTCTGCAAGCTTTTTTTCGTCACATCCTTTGTCACAACATTCACCTGCTCTGTTTTCACCTTGTATCTTTCAAGCTCAATTCACTCTTCACCAGCTAAATTTCAGCGATGGAGGGCATCTCACCTGTGACCATTCGACTATTTAAGTGGGAGGATTCTCCTGGTCTCTGTAACccttcctttcctttttcccttctccAGGTCATTATCCACCATACTCTGCTCTCTCTTTTCTACCTATTCTCATCTATGTGAGCAATGCTAACATAGTTTCTTTCTATTCTTGCTTCATAGATCATGGTTGTGCCGTTTGTGGCACCTCTCTCAATAACCCTAAGGCCAAAAAGACCTGCTATGGCACTCATAGTGAGCCATGCATAAAATATCACCAAACAATGTTTCACATAGGTGAGTACTCTTTTCGTCGAATCCCTTTCGTTGCATATTTTTCACTTCACTTTTGAGGCTATGTACAAGGGAACTACTGAGAGCTAACTGAGGTTGATATCAGGCGAAAGTCATAAATGTGATGCGTAAGTTTCACCTTTCATTCATACCTTTACTTATCACTCAGAAGCTAATACATTGGCCCTTACAGATGCAGGAAATCTAATGAACTCCATGATAAAAGGCACAGATATATTGCCAAATGTATCCAGGAACTTCATGAACTTGACCAGGAAAATGATTTATTTCACCAAAATCTTGGAGCATCAGGCTTATCAAAAATAGGAATCTCAGACAAAAGCACACCATTTCCTAAATCTGGAACAAAAACTCCAGCTGTCAAGGTATCATCTGACTTTAGAACTCCGTCGAAAAGCAGTGCCTCCAGGCGAGGCTCATCTGTGCAACATTTAAGGAAACTTATAGTCGATCACCGATCCAAGTCCGTCCATAAAAACGCACGGGCTATACCGCCAAAGGCTGTCCGCTGGATG is a genomic window of Coccidioides posadasii str. Silveira chromosome 3, complete sequence containing:
- a CDS encoding uncharacterized protein (EggNog:ENOG410Q53X~TransMembrane:2 (i253-277o292-317i)), giving the protein MADPPFSKEDELYRKLSVSWNPPSIHRQPISGAGVALTKDWLPGQPRIRLQDAKLALYLESELITKDLDKLAPNLWLVATPDSSDISSLTHQIVRGRQITVTEKPELHLVWSYDRVFIKPIPKYLLSHAFWEFYLNGARPPIPGRPNTKITSAALGFLRSYFYLIQHRSDFAIATNNDHRLIPKHISYAQFSCFIRAFGRDRIGDDVVSPRYAYGELGLTRLNLSSKVFLQRFTYHKVHGQYGARLAQFYGPVLFMIGIFSLVLSALEVALSVQAIIVSGKPWMTFARLSRWFAIFTIVCSAILALLPAMSLVVLAARESRLALKKLQENGISLRPALDKEGDKTTV